Proteins encoded in a region of the Petrotoga olearia DSM 13574 genome:
- the ilvD gene encoding dihydroxy-acid dehydratase, translating to MEDNKLRSDEIKKGVSKAPHRSLLYALGLTKEEIDKPIIGIANSANDIIPGHKHLNEICESVKNGVYAAGGLPLAFSTIGICDGIAMGHSGMNYSLPSRELIADSIESVARAYKFDGLVLIPNCDKIVPGMLMAALRLNIPAIVVSGGPMLAGNFKGRKIDLHDMFEAVGARVSNKISDEELNEMEMAACPGYGSCAGMFTANSMNCLTEVLGLALPGNGTIPAVFSSRRALATKTGEKIMDLVENDIKPLDIFNEKTVENALTLDMALGCSTNTALHLPAIVHEAGIDFDIDIINKISSKTPHLCSLSPAGIHHIEDLHYAGGIPAVLKELSKKNLLHLDCLTVTGKTLGENLKNVSYVDHEVIMPIDQPYHKDGGLAVLKGNIAPNGAIVKQIAVSDEMLVHEGPAKVFNKEEKAIKAIYAGEIKEGDVVVILYEGPKGGPGMREMLAPTSALAGMGLDKKVALITDGRFSGATRGSAIGHVSPEAAAGGPIGVVKDGDVVSINIPEKTLNLKISEEELRTRLNTFKPILPKTGGYLDRYSRYVQSADKGAFCE from the coding sequence ATGGAAGATAATAAGCTAAGAAGTGACGAAATTAAAAAAGGAGTATCAAAAGCCCCACATCGTTCTTTACTTTATGCTTTAGGGTTGACAAAAGAAGAGATCGATAAACCTATAATTGGGATAGCTAATTCTGCGAACGATATAATACCCGGACATAAACATTTGAATGAAATATGTGAAAGTGTAAAAAATGGCGTATATGCAGCTGGAGGTTTACCTTTAGCCTTTTCAACGATAGGAATCTGTGATGGTATCGCGATGGGACACAGCGGTATGAACTATTCATTACCAAGTAGAGAATTAATTGCTGATTCTATAGAATCTGTAGCAAGGGCGTATAAATTCGATGGATTAGTTCTTATTCCCAACTGCGATAAGATCGTTCCAGGGATGTTAATGGCTGCCTTAAGGTTAAATATTCCTGCGATTGTTGTAAGTGGAGGTCCAATGCTCGCAGGAAATTTCAAGGGAAGAAAAATCGATTTACACGATATGTTTGAAGCCGTTGGTGCAAGAGTTTCCAATAAGATTTCTGATGAAGAGTTAAATGAAATGGAAATGGCTGCCTGCCCTGGGTATGGGTCTTGTGCTGGGATGTTTACTGCCAATTCAATGAACTGCCTAACAGAGGTTTTAGGACTTGCGCTGCCGGGAAATGGGACGATTCCGGCAGTTTTTTCTAGCAGGAGAGCTTTAGCAACAAAAACAGGAGAAAAGATAATGGATTTAGTGGAAAATGATATCAAACCCTTGGATATATTCAACGAAAAAACAGTAGAAAACGCCCTTACTTTAGACATGGCTTTAGGTTGTTCTACGAACACGGCTTTACATTTGCCCGCAATAGTTCATGAAGCAGGGATCGATTTTGACATAGATATTATTAATAAAATTAGTTCAAAAACACCTCATCTATGTAGTTTATCTCCTGCAGGCATTCATCATATAGAAGATTTACATTACGCTGGTGGTATTCCTGCTGTACTTAAAGAACTGTCCAAAAAAAATTTGCTCCATCTAGATTGTTTGACCGTAACTGGGAAAACCTTAGGTGAAAACCTTAAAAATGTTAGTTATGTGGACCATGAAGTAATAATGCCGATAGATCAACCGTACCATAAAGATGGAGGTTTAGCTGTTTTAAAAGGTAATATAGCTCCCAACGGGGCAATTGTCAAGCAGATAGCCGTATCTGATGAGATGTTGGTACATGAAGGGCCAGCAAAGGTTTTTAACAAAGAAGAAAAAGCCATCAAAGCTATTTATGCAGGAGAAATTAAAGAAGGAGATGTAGTGGTGATCCTATACGAAGGCCCCAAAGGAGGACCGGGTATGAGAGAGATGTTGGCACCTACTTCCGCTTTAGCCGGTATGGGATTGGATAAAAAAGTTGCGTTGATCACAGATGGTAGATTTTCGGGAGCTACACGTGGATCTGCCATAGGCCATGTATCTCCTGAAGCTGCAGCAGGAGGACCAATAGGGGTTGTAAAGGATGGGGATGTAGTGTCAATAAATATCCCAGAAAAGACCCTAAATTTAAAAATATCAGAAGAAGAACTACGGACAAGATTAAATACTTTTAAACCCATACTTCCAAAAACAGGTGGGTATTTAGACAGATACAGCAGATATGTACAATCAGCTGATAAAGGAGCTTTTTGTGAATAA
- the pheA gene encoding prephenate dehydratase yields MKKNQTLKCGYLGPKGTFSEIAVMKYFGENVFLIPLQSISDVFEMVQNKEVDFGVVPIENSVEGSVNITMDLLFEKSDIHVVGECVVPINHFLVSYGSLDLAEVKKLFSHQQAIGQCSKFIKNRLNNPDIIFTASTANACEMIKDVPESAAIGSENIINIYNLKVLARDIQDSKNNSTRFFIIANSERFTKIEGTAKNYKTSIICSPKHNEPGVLYNMLKAFKEKDINLTRIESRPTKKQLGEYSFYIDFEGFKEDKDVREALVKLEKMSSFFKILGSYPKWKERE; encoded by the coding sequence TTGAAAAAAAATCAGACTCTCAAATGTGGTTATTTAGGGCCCAAAGGTACTTTCAGTGAAATCGCCGTAATGAAATATTTTGGTGAAAATGTTTTTTTGATCCCACTACAATCTATTTCAGACGTATTTGAAATGGTTCAAAATAAAGAAGTAGATTTTGGAGTTGTACCTATTGAAAATTCTGTAGAAGGTTCAGTAAATATTACGATGGATCTTTTATTCGAGAAATCTGATATTCATGTAGTGGGTGAATGTGTTGTCCCGATTAATCATTTTCTTGTATCTTATGGAAGTTTAGACCTAGCAGAAGTTAAAAAACTTTTTTCTCATCAACAAGCTATTGGACAATGCAGTAAGTTTATAAAAAATAGATTGAATAATCCAGATATTATATTCACCGCGAGTACAGCAAATGCTTGCGAAATGATTAAAGATGTACCAGAGAGTGCAGCTATAGGTTCGGAAAATATTATCAATATTTATAATTTAAAGGTTTTAGCTAGAGATATTCAAGACTCAAAAAACAACTCAACTCGTTTTTTCATAATTGCAAATTCCGAAAGGTTTACAAAGATTGAAGGTACAGCAAAAAATTACAAAACCTCGATAATATGTTCTCCAAAGCACAATGAACCTGGTGTTCTATACAACATGTTAAAAGCTTTCAAAGAAAAGGACATAAATCTGACAAGGATAGAGTCGCGTCCAACTAAAAAGCAATTAGGTGAATACTCTTTTTATATAGATTTTGAAGGTTTTAAAGAAGATAAAGATGTAAGAGAAGCATTGGTTAAATTAGAAAAAATGAGTTCTTTCTTTAAAATTCTTGGAAGTTATCCAAAATGGAAGGAACGGGAATGA
- a CDS encoding sedoheptulokinase, giving the protein MKVLGIDFGTTSYSACLYDSKSKEIAFANKQNTSLIFDGLKSEFDIKKLESDFDSFIQYLTKIFDLKGTEAISVTGNMHSFFLVKENIPTTNIITWQDQRALEKNGNGISYVDYINKNYKSLFSKFQYLLSPGYAVTTLLPLQKLINTAGCSLRFAPDFIVKKLIGDTPYDSIPIDPSIAHSSGFYALENKDWNWELINALGYTEIHLPKMAKPGTFIGDVGKHIPRLTGTPIFLGMGDNQASVLGAIFEKKLETSYNKTNSMVISIGTSGQISAVVKEIKKISKYLDYRPFLNNYYLLVGASLSAGKTIEAIKAFIKNFINLACKKNVEDDQVYEFIKNSILPVSPLKFRTTLNGTRYNPQLRGAIDNISLNNFTIQNLVTATAYGIVEELYKYYREMDIDYEDIIGVGNGLQKNKYFINIIKKVFNKNFYLSKLEETTSFGAAVCAMEGKLKGEVDFQG; this is encoded by the coding sequence ATGAAAGTGTTGGGAATAGATTTTGGGACGACTTCTTACAGTGCATGCTTATACGATAGCAAAAGCAAAGAAATTGCCTTCGCCAATAAACAAAATACAAGTTTAATTTTCGATGGTTTAAAAAGTGAATTTGACATAAAAAAATTAGAAAGTGATTTTGATTCTTTTATACAGTATTTAACTAAAATTTTTGATTTAAAAGGAACCGAAGCTATTTCAGTTACTGGAAACATGCATAGCTTTTTTCTTGTAAAAGAAAACATTCCAACAACAAATATAATTACTTGGCAAGATCAAAGAGCTTTAGAAAAAAATGGAAATGGAATATCTTATGTAGATTATATTAATAAAAATTATAAATCGCTATTTTCTAAATTTCAATATTTACTAAGCCCAGGGTATGCTGTTACGACCTTACTTCCTTTACAAAAACTTATAAACACTGCTGGGTGTTCTCTTCGTTTTGCTCCAGATTTCATCGTAAAAAAGCTCATTGGGGATACTCCATACGATTCAATACCTATAGATCCTTCTATAGCGCATAGCAGTGGATTTTATGCATTAGAAAACAAAGATTGGAATTGGGAATTAATTAATGCGTTGGGATACACTGAAATTCACCTTCCTAAAATGGCAAAACCCGGAACTTTTATAGGAGATGTTGGAAAACACATCCCTCGATTAACTGGTACCCCGATCTTTTTAGGAATGGGTGACAATCAAGCATCAGTTTTAGGAGCAATTTTTGAAAAGAAACTTGAAACTTCTTACAACAAAACGAATTCGATGGTTATAAGCATAGGAACAAGTGGACAAATATCTGCTGTAGTTAAGGAAATTAAGAAGATTTCAAAATACCTAGATTATCGACCGTTTTTAAATAATTATTATTTATTAGTTGGGGCTAGTTTATCTGCTGGTAAGACTATTGAAGCCATCAAAGCTTTTATAAAAAACTTTATAAACTTGGCTTGTAAGAAAAATGTTGAAGACGATCAAGTTTACGAATTCATCAAGAATTCAATATTACCAGTTTCTCCTCTAAAATTTCGCACTACATTAAACGGTACACGTTATAATCCTCAATTGAGAGGGGCCATTGATAACATAAGTTTAAACAACTTTACAATTCAGAATCTAGTGACAGCAACTGCATATGGAATAGTTGAAGAACTCTACAAATATTATAGAGAAATGGATATCGATTATGAAGATATTATAGGGGTGGGAAATGGATTACAGAAAAACAAATATTTTATAAACATCATAAAAAAAGTCTTTAATAAAAATTTTTACCTAAGTAAACTGGAAGAAACTACAAGTTTTGGTGCTGCTGTGTGCGCAATGGAAGGAAAATTGAAAGGGGAGGTTGACTTTCAAGGATGA
- a CDS encoding zinc-dependent alcohol dehydrogenase, with translation MLKRAVIFEPNKIVVKEYSLDREPKNGESLLKILYCGICGSDVHVFKGKHPFVEFPVSTGHEVIGVVEKSDLFKKGQYLAIRPSVWDNECYYCKHGMPHIYEPLKVRGFQEAGKKVAVVGLGTIGILTAAVSKVYGAKEVIGFDVNSWKVQKAKEFNFVSNALSPQENNSYMDFDVVFEAVGIQSSIDTAFNLVRKRGTIIIIGVFAGPGTVPLHLIQDREYIIMGALMYTDDDFSESVNLISQKRINTQALISKIFDGTDHVPDAFQFASSETNSFKTLIKL, from the coding sequence ATGCTAAAAAGAGCGGTAATCTTTGAGCCTAATAAAATTGTGGTAAAAGAATATTCATTAGATCGTGAGCCAAAAAACGGCGAAAGTCTTTTAAAAATCTTATATTGTGGAATCTGTGGCTCCGATGTTCATGTTTTCAAAGGAAAACATCCTTTTGTTGAATTTCCAGTTTCAACTGGTCATGAAGTTATTGGAGTTGTTGAAAAATCCGATCTATTCAAAAAAGGTCAATATCTTGCTATTAGGCCTTCCGTTTGGGATAATGAATGTTACTATTGTAAACATGGAATGCCTCATATATACGAGCCCTTAAAGGTTAGAGGATTTCAAGAAGCTGGAAAAAAGGTTGCAGTAGTTGGCTTGGGAACAATTGGCATTCTTACGGCTGCCGTTTCTAAAGTTTATGGTGCAAAAGAGGTAATCGGGTTTGACGTTAATTCTTGGAAGGTGCAAAAAGCAAAAGAATTTAACTTCGTTTCAAATGCATTGTCCCCTCAAGAAAATAATAGTTATATGGATTTTGATGTTGTTTTTGAAGCTGTAGGGATACAATCTTCAATCGATACTGCTTTCAACTTAGTTAGAAAACGTGGTACAATTATCATAATAGGTGTTTTTGCAGGCCCCGGTACTGTTCCTCTTCATTTAATTCAAGATAGAGAGTATATCATAATGGGAGCCCTAATGTATACTGATGATGATTTTTCAGAATCAGTAAACTTAATTTCACAAAAGAGAATTAATACTCAAGCATTAATATCAAAAATTTTCGATGGAACAGATCACGTACCTGATGCATTTCAGTTTGCTTCTAGTGAAACAAATTCATTTAAAACTTTGATTAAATTATAA
- a CDS encoding alcohol dehydrogenase catalytic domain-containing protein, protein MEAVYIKQPHQIEVINKEEPSTKENESLMRVLGCGVCGTDLKIFKGETLATYPLIPGHEIVGEIVKSRVFEKGTKVTIDPNRPCGVCQYCREGKIHLCENLNAVGVNRDGGFAEMLAVPNEQIYPLNENIQVKDAIFAEPLSCIVHGIDLSNFSYTDEIAIIGGGAIGLIFAMLLNRFSVGKTTIFEVSQEKIEFIKKEFRLEVENPDNNPQSKKFDKVFECSGTISGFESAYTLVKKGGKIIDFGVTPKGSKSKEVEPFKIYSEEISITGSYVNPFTMQRAVKILNSNEFSFQKLLTDVGDLSEIKKYISSDKKPFLKAAYINQ, encoded by the coding sequence ATGGAAGCTGTTTACATAAAACAACCTCATCAAATTGAAGTAATTAATAAAGAAGAGCCATCTACAAAAGAAAATGAATCATTGATGAGGGTATTAGGCTGTGGAGTTTGTGGAACTGATTTAAAAATCTTTAAAGGAGAAACTTTGGCTACTTATCCTCTTATACCAGGGCATGAAATCGTTGGAGAAATAGTAAAATCTAGGGTATTTGAGAAAGGAACCAAAGTTACCATTGATCCAAATAGACCTTGTGGTGTTTGTCAGTACTGTAGGGAGGGCAAAATTCATCTGTGTGAGAATCTAAACGCAGTTGGTGTAAATAGAGATGGTGGTTTTGCTGAAATGCTAGCGGTTCCAAATGAACAGATTTATCCCTTAAACGAAAATATACAAGTAAAAGATGCCATATTTGCAGAGCCTCTTTCCTGTATAGTCCACGGAATAGATCTTTCTAATTTCTCTTACACTGATGAAATAGCAATAATAGGTGGAGGAGCAATAGGTTTGATCTTCGCTATGCTGTTAAACAGATTTTCAGTAGGAAAAACTACCATATTTGAAGTTTCTCAAGAAAAAATTGAATTTATAAAAAAAGAATTTCGTTTAGAAGTCGAAAATCCTGACAATAATCCTCAATCTAAAAAATTTGATAAAGTATTTGAATGCTCTGGAACTATTTCTGGTTTTGAAAGCGCTTATACTTTAGTAAAAAAAGGTGGAAAAATTATAGATTTTGGAGTTACACCAAAGGGATCGAAATCAAAGGAAGTAGAGCCTTTTAAAATATATAGTGAGGAAATTTCGATCACGGGTTCTTATGTAAATCCTTTCACTATGCAAAGAGCTGTGAAAATTCTTAATAGTAATGAATTCTCTTTTCAAAAATTATTAACCGATGTTGGTGATCTTTCAGAAATAAAAAAGTATATATCTTCTGACAAAAAGCCTTTCTTAAAAGCAGCATATATAAATCAATAG
- a CDS encoding LacI family DNA-binding transcriptional regulator yields MQKPTIKDIAKALNISPSTVSRALSGKPGASEELRRKVIDTAQELGYMKNLSAGTLKNSKSKIIGVIAFDIRNPFFLEFLKGVEDVLFPREYKILLSNVDENVDKEKTYLNWMIGHGVEGILASPVTEKTGKSNLRLYQDFFKMGIPIVFYDRLFYNQDQFDHVIVDNQDVIIQALIHLKENGHEKIGIFLSKKGIFTIEERLKGFLKGCKLLNIPVKKEWICEDIYPHEKAIEVLNGLKRKNNLPTAIIATNNNLTKYIVYAVKKNNIKIPEELSLIGFDDSLENELIDPPLTTIKQPILEEGKIAATSLLSRIEDRYARPMRVVLKGELIERKSVKNLKS; encoded by the coding sequence ATGCAAAAACCAACAATAAAAGACATTGCAAAAGCTTTGAATATCTCTCCTTCTACAGTTTCAAGGGCATTGTCTGGTAAACCTGGAGCAAGTGAAGAATTAAGGAGAAAAGTTATAGATACCGCTCAGGAATTAGGATATATGAAAAATCTATCCGCAGGTACCCTTAAAAATTCAAAATCAAAGATCATTGGTGTTATAGCGTTTGACATAAGGAACCCTTTCTTTTTGGAATTTTTAAAAGGAGTAGAAGATGTTTTATTCCCACGTGAATATAAGATTTTGTTAAGTAATGTCGATGAGAATGTGGATAAAGAAAAGACCTATTTAAACTGGATGATCGGTCATGGCGTTGAAGGTATTTTAGCTTCGCCGGTTACAGAAAAAACTGGTAAAAGTAATTTGAGATTATATCAAGATTTTTTTAAAATGGGCATTCCAATAGTTTTCTACGACAGGTTGTTTTACAATCAAGATCAGTTTGATCATGTTATTGTTGACAACCAAGATGTAATCATTCAAGCCTTAATACATTTAAAAGAAAATGGTCATGAAAAGATAGGCATTTTTTTATCTAAAAAAGGAATATTCACTATAGAAGAAAGGCTCAAAGGATTTCTAAAAGGTTGTAAACTGTTGAATATTCCTGTAAAAAAGGAATGGATCTGTGAAGATATATACCCTCATGAAAAAGCTATAGAAGTTTTAAATGGGCTAAAGAGAAAAAATAATTTACCAACGGCGATAATAGCAACAAACAACAATTTAACTAAGTATATAGTCTACGCAGTTAAAAAAAATAATATAAAAATCCCTGAAGAACTGTCTTTAATTGGATTTGATGATTCACTTGAAAATGAATTGATTGATCCACCTTTAACGACTATAAAACAACCAATATTAGAAGAAGGTAAAATAGCTGCTACATCTTTACTATCAAGGATAGAAGACAGATATGCCAGACCTATGAGGGTAGTATTAAAAGGAGAATTAATAGAAAGAAAATCAGTAAAGAATTTGAAATCATAA
- a CDS encoding L-fucose/L-arabinose isomerase family protein, which yields MQKRKVGIITFSDGRDFVHEETLEMNKKFEDRLVKALENTGEVEVVRASDIVNKPSKAKKAGKEMMKAEVEMTIFNYSIWCWPHLSVMASLYAPGPYLTYGQINPKYPGMVGLLAAAGALEQMGIFPERVWGEPEDPTVLEKLLKFIRAASAAHRLKGERYGMFGGRPMGMYTASANGDQWMKEFGIDVEQVDQYALVLKAENIPSQKKKKAREWLEKLATVKYDGNRLTPEILEKQIGLYYAALEIIKEEELDFVGFKGQPEMTNNYATLDIAEAFLNDPYDFDGSKEPIVAATETDMDGALTMEIFKHIAQTPVLFADVRHYFKEENLLDLANSGQHATYFAGKSNRPEENLKNVIIHPEDFYFPAGGGAVKHFAAPGRVTLARLARQDGNYVMTIVPAEFVELSEEEKKRLSEQVQIEWPHAYAKLDTDMDTFLEYYPCNHTHGVYGNYIDELVHFCKIKGIDYQILD from the coding sequence ATGCAAAAGAGAAAAGTTGGGATAATCACGTTTTCAGACGGTAGAGATTTTGTTCATGAGGAAACCTTAGAGATGAACAAAAAATTTGAAGATAGGTTAGTAAAAGCGTTAGAAAACACCGGTGAAGTGGAAGTAGTTAGAGCTTCAGACATTGTAAACAAGCCATCCAAAGCAAAAAAAGCTGGAAAAGAAATGATGAAAGCAGAAGTGGAAATGACGATCTTCAATTATTCTATATGGTGTTGGCCTCACTTGAGCGTTATGGCTTCACTTTATGCCCCTGGACCGTATTTAACTTATGGCCAAATAAATCCAAAGTATCCTGGAATGGTAGGATTGTTAGCTGCAGCTGGTGCATTAGAACAAATGGGAATATTCCCAGAAAGAGTTTGGGGAGAGCCAGAAGATCCAACGGTTTTAGAAAAATTGCTTAAATTCATACGAGCCGCCAGTGCTGCTCATAGGTTAAAAGGAGAAAGGTATGGAATGTTTGGTGGAAGACCCATGGGAATGTACACAGCATCTGCCAATGGGGATCAATGGATGAAAGAATTTGGAATTGATGTTGAACAGGTAGACCAATATGCATTGGTTTTAAAAGCCGAAAACATACCATCCCAGAAGAAAAAGAAAGCAAGAGAATGGCTTGAAAAATTAGCAACTGTTAAATATGACGGCAATAGACTCACCCCTGAAATATTAGAAAAACAGATAGGATTATATTACGCTGCACTTGAAATTATAAAAGAAGAAGAGCTTGATTTTGTTGGATTCAAAGGACAACCTGAAATGACAAATAATTATGCAACACTAGATATTGCAGAAGCTTTTTTAAACGATCCGTACGATTTTGATGGTTCAAAGGAACCAATTGTAGCTGCAACAGAAACAGATATGGATGGAGCTTTAACGATGGAAATCTTTAAACATATTGCTCAAACTCCTGTACTTTTTGCTGACGTAAGACATTACTTTAAAGAGGAGAATTTATTGGATTTAGCAAACTCTGGACAGCATGCAACTTATTTTGCAGGTAAGTCTAATAGACCTGAAGAAAATTTGAAAAACGTGATTATACATCCAGAAGATTTTTATTTCCCAGCAGGTGGTGGAGCGGTTAAACACTTTGCAGCTCCGGGAAGAGTCACATTAGCAAGACTTGCAAGACAGGATGGAAATTATGTAATGACGATAGTTCCCGCTGAGTTTGTTGAACTTTCTGAGGAAGAAAAGAAAAGGCTAAGTGAACAAGTGCAAATTGAATGGCCACATGCATATGCTAAATTAGATACTGATATGGATACCTTTTTGGAATATTATCCATGCAACCATACACACGGAGTATATGGAAATTATATAGATGAGTTGGTACATTTTTGTAAGATAAAGGGCATCGATTATCAGATTTTGGATTGA